A single Pseudodesulfovibrio aespoeensis Aspo-2 DNA region contains:
- a CDS encoding biotin transporter BioY — translation MPKDSLTDLHQLVWTALLAATIGAGAYLIVPIGPVPVSMQPFFVFLTGFALGPRRGAMAVGLYLLAGTLGLPVFAGGRSGLGHLFGPTGGYIFGWLAAVWLCGLARQQDGTVPWVRGGGFGLVALLVLYAMGAGWLKFALSMSWHKAWLAGVAPFIVWDIIKLAASLACARYMVRLGLLPGQR, via the coding sequence ATGCCCAAGGATTCCCTGACCGATCTGCACCAGCTTGTCTGGACCGCGCTCTTGGCCGCCACCATCGGCGCGGGCGCGTACCTCATCGTGCCCATCGGACCTGTGCCTGTTTCCATGCAGCCGTTCTTCGTCTTTCTGACCGGGTTTGCGCTTGGACCCCGGCGGGGTGCCATGGCTGTCGGGCTGTATCTGCTGGCCGGGACTTTGGGACTGCCCGTGTTCGCGGGCGGCAGGTCCGGCCTGGGCCACTTGTTCGGTCCCACCGGCGGGTACATCTTCGGCTGGCTGGCGGCGGTCTGGCTGTGCGGGCTGGCCCGGCAGCAGGACGGGACCGTTCCCTGGGTGCGCGGCGGCGGCTTCGGGCTGGTCGCGCTGCTGGTTCTCTATGCCATGGGCGCGGGCTGGCTCAAGTTCGCCCTGTCCATGAGCTGGCACAAGGCGTGGCTGGCCGGGGTCGCGCCGTTCATTGTGTGGGACATCATCAAGCTCGCGGCCTCCCTGGCCTGCGCCCGGTACATGGTCCGGCTCGGACTGCTTCCGGGCCAAAGATAG
- the rsmI gene encoding 16S rRNA (cytidine(1402)-2'-O)-methyltransferase produces the protein MSGAGKLWVVATPLGNADDLSPRARQILGGAEIILAEDTRRAGLLFRRLNLERHGKLVSFFEHNEDKRLPKVLEYLEEGLTVALISDAGTPLLSDPGFTLVRACRERGIAVSPVPGPSAPVAALSASGLPPLPYTFLGFPPRKKSQTEALFLAHRDTGATLIFFERKTRLAGTLEIAADILGDREFCVARELTKEYEEFLRGRLGDLTGLDPELRGELTVIIGPATAGGRTGEAELAQLVAEEGGAGGRPKEIARRVAARAVGWTAKEVYATMCPQ, from the coding sequence ATGAGCGGGGCCGGAAAACTCTGGGTGGTGGCCACTCCCCTTGGCAATGCGGACGATCTGTCGCCGCGCGCCCGGCAGATTCTGGGCGGGGCGGAGATCATCCTGGCCGAGGACACCCGCCGGGCCGGGCTGCTCTTCAGGCGGTTAAATCTTGAGCGGCATGGCAAACTGGTCAGTTTTTTCGAGCACAACGAGGACAAACGTCTGCCCAAGGTGCTTGAATATCTTGAGGAGGGGCTGACCGTGGCCCTCATCTCGGATGCCGGGACGCCGCTGCTGTCAGACCCCGGCTTCACCCTGGTGCGCGCCTGCCGCGAGCGCGGGATCGCGGTCTCGCCGGTGCCTGGGCCGAGCGCGCCTGTGGCCGCCTTGTCCGCATCCGGGCTGCCGCCGCTGCCCTATACCTTCCTCGGGTTCCCGCCGCGCAAGAAGAGCCAGACCGAGGCGCTCTTTCTGGCCCATCGCGACACCGGGGCGACCCTGATTTTTTTCGAGCGCAAGACGCGCCTTGCGGGCACGCTGGAGATCGCCGCCGACATCCTGGGCGACCGCGAATTCTGCGTGGCCCGCGAGTTGACCAAGGAGTATGAGGAGTTCCTGCGCGGTCGGCTGGGCGACCTGACCGGGCTCGACCCGGAGCTGCGCGGCGAGCTGACCGTGATCATCGGACCGGCCACGGCTGGGGGCAGGACAGGAGAGGCCGAGCTTGCGCAGTTGGTGGCCGAGGAGGGCGGGGCTGGCGGCAGGCCCAAGGAGATCGCCCGCCGGGTGGCTGCGCGCGCCGTTGGCTGGACAGCCAAAGAGGTCTATGCGACCATGTGTCCCCAATGA
- the ffh gene encoding signal recognition particle protein produces MFESLQERLGNAFQKFKGQKRLDEDNIREGLREVRLALLEADVNFKVVKGFVDQVKERALGEEVMKGLDPGAQIIKIVNDELVELLGGEQQGLDLVAKPLKVMMVGLQGSGKTTSSGKIALFLRKNHGRKPYLVPADVYRPAAIDQLNTLARQLDVPVYPSTTGMNPVDICRDAMAKAGELGCDLILFDTAGRLHIDETLMDELENIKQACSPQEILFVADAMTGQDAVTVAEAFNNKLGITGVVLTKMDGDARGGAALSIKSVTGRPVKFVGMGEKLSELELFHPDRIASRILGMGDMMTLIEKAQSEINEDEAKAMAEKMAKAEFDFEDFLGHMRKIKKLGSMEGLLKMIPGMGNIMKQLGKDTLPEDEMRRTEAIISSMTRQERHQPALINQSRKERIAKGSGVKVMDVNVLIKNFKQMSKVMQAMMGGGKKKGKFGLPKLPDMSALGGMPGMDALGMGGMPGMGGEDESAKRTVSKKTLKERKKKKLNKQNRKKKKK; encoded by the coding sequence TTGTTCGAGAGCCTGCAAGAGAGACTTGGCAACGCCTTTCAGAAATTCAAGGGCCAGAAACGACTTGATGAGGACAACATCAGGGAGGGACTGCGCGAGGTGCGTCTTGCGCTCCTTGAGGCGGATGTCAACTTCAAGGTGGTCAAGGGCTTCGTCGATCAGGTGAAGGAGCGCGCCCTGGGCGAGGAGGTCATGAAGGGCCTTGATCCCGGCGCGCAGATTATCAAGATCGTCAATGACGAGTTGGTCGAGCTTCTGGGTGGCGAGCAGCAGGGGCTGGACCTTGTGGCCAAGCCGCTCAAGGTGATGATGGTCGGTCTCCAGGGATCGGGCAAGACCACCTCGTCGGGCAAGATCGCGCTCTTTTTGCGCAAGAACCATGGCCGCAAGCCGTACCTCGTGCCTGCGGACGTGTACCGCCCGGCGGCCATCGACCAGTTGAACACCCTGGCCCGCCAGCTCGACGTGCCCGTGTATCCGTCCACCACCGGCATGAACCCGGTGGACATCTGCCGCGACGCCATGGCCAAGGCCGGGGAGCTGGGCTGCGACCTGATCCTTTTCGACACTGCGGGCCGGCTGCATATCGACGAGACGCTCATGGACGAGCTTGAGAACATCAAGCAGGCGTGCTCGCCCCAGGAAATTTTGTTCGTGGCCGACGCCATGACCGGGCAGGACGCGGTCACCGTGGCCGAGGCCTTCAACAACAAGCTCGGCATCACCGGCGTGGTGCTGACCAAGATGGATGGCGACGCCCGCGGCGGCGCGGCCCTGTCCATCAAGTCCGTGACCGGCAGGCCGGTCAAGTTCGTGGGCATGGGCGAGAAGCTCTCCGAGCTTGAGCTCTTCCATCCCGACCGCATCGCCTCGCGCATCCTGGGCATGGGCGACATGATGACGCTCATCGAGAAGGCCCAGTCCGAGATCAACGAGGACGAGGCCAAGGCCATGGCCGAGAAGATGGCCAAGGCGGAGTTCGACTTCGAGGACTTCCTCGGCCACATGCGCAAGATCAAGAAGCTCGGAAGCATGGAAGGGCTGCTCAAGATGATCCCCGGCATGGGCAACATCATGAAGCAGCTCGGCAAGGACACCCTGCCCGAGGACGAGATGCGGCGCACCGAGGCCATCATCTCCTCCATGACCCGGCAGGAGCGCCACCAGCCCGCGCTCATCAACCAGAGCCGCAAGGAGCGCATCGCCAAAGGCTCCGGGGTCAAGGTCATGGATGTCAACGTGCTCATCAAGAATTTCAAGCAGATGAGCAAGGTCATGCAGGCCATGATGGGCGGCGGCAAGAAAAAGGGCAAGTTCGGCCTGCCCAAGCTGCCCGACATGAGCGCCCTGGGCGGCATGCCCGGCATGGACGCGCTGGGCATGGGCGGTATGCCCGGCATGGGCGGGGAAGACGAATCCGCCAAGCGCACCGTGTCCAAGAAGACGCTCAAGGAACGCAAGAAAAAGAAGCTGAACAAGCAGAACCGGAAGAAGAAAAAGAAATAG
- a CDS encoding KH domain-containing protein, with protein MLKEMIEYIAKSLVDNPDEVRVSEVEGEQTSVIELKVAKEDLGKVIGKQGRTARAMRTLLGAASTKAKKRSVLEILE; from the coding sequence ATGCTGAAAGAGATGATCGAGTACATTGCCAAATCGCTGGTGGACAACCCGGATGAAGTGCGCGTGTCGGAAGTGGAAGGCGAGCAGACCTCGGTGATCGAGCTGAAGGTGGCCAAGGAAGACCTCGGCAAGGTGATCGGCAAGCAGGGCCGCACAGCCCGCGCCATGCGCACCCTGCTGGGGGCTGCCTCCACCAAGGCCAAGAAACGCTCGGTCCTGGAAATTCTCGAATAG
- a CDS encoding TraR/DksA family transcriptional regulator, translating into MTDKERQDFKRFASEEVEALKAEIPRLEALLVPVAPDNAIGRISRMDNIVNQSVSEAQLSKTRVRLARLGEALRRVDDDEDFGLCIDCSKPIPMARLKAMPETQYCVDCAE; encoded by the coding sequence ATGACAGACAAGGAAAGACAGGATTTCAAGCGGTTCGCCAGCGAGGAGGTCGAGGCCCTCAAGGCCGAGATTCCCCGGCTCGAAGCCCTGCTCGTGCCCGTGGCCCCGGACAACGCCATTGGCCGCATCTCGCGCATGGACAACATCGTCAACCAGTCCGTGTCCGAGGCCCAGCTCTCCAAGACCAGGGTGCGCCTCGCCCGCCTGGGCGAGGCCTTGCGCCGCGTGGACGACGACGAGGACTTCGGCCTGTGCATCGACTGCAGCAAGCCCATCCCCATGGCCCGGCTCAAGGCCATGCCCGAAACCCAATACTGCGTGGACTGCGCCGAGTAG
- a CDS encoding pyridoxal phosphate-dependent aminotransferase, which produces MSRRRPLVAQSEIRNMSIECAKVGGINLAQGVCDLPVPESVIRGAEEAMRRGSNIYTRFDGRVELRRAIAARQLRDTGLDADPEGQVVVSAGATGAFYSACLALLDEGDEVMVFEPYYGYHIVTLASLGIKPVFVTLAPPNWEFAAADLERAVTPRTRAIILNTPSNPAGKVFSREELSLVADFAQAHDLFVFTDEIYENFVFDGLAHIAPATLPGMARRTITISGLSKVFAITGWRIGYAICDPEWALAIGHFSDLVYVCAPAPLQLGAARGLEELGPDYYQGVAKDHQRKRDLFCATLRDIGLTPHVPAGAYYTLADISTLPGDTAKARAMHLLERTGVACVPGSAFYQGDTGETLARFCFAKEMKILEDAMRRLRTLPS; this is translated from the coding sequence GTGAGCAGGCGACGGCCCCTGGTGGCCCAGTCCGAGATACGGAACATGTCCATCGAGTGCGCCAAGGTCGGCGGCATCAACCTGGCCCAGGGCGTGTGCGACCTGCCCGTGCCCGAATCTGTCATCCGCGGGGCCGAGGAGGCCATGCGGCGCGGCAGCAACATCTACACCCGCTTTGACGGGCGCGTGGAGCTGCGCCGCGCCATCGCGGCCAGACAGCTGCGGGACACCGGCCTGGACGCGGACCCCGAAGGGCAGGTGGTGGTTTCTGCCGGGGCCACGGGCGCATTCTACTCCGCCTGCCTCGCCCTGCTCGACGAAGGGGACGAGGTGATGGTTTTCGAGCCGTACTACGGCTATCACATCGTCACCCTGGCCTCGCTGGGCATCAAGCCGGTCTTCGTCACCCTGGCCCCGCCAAACTGGGAGTTTGCCGCCGCCGACCTGGAGCGCGCGGTCACCCCCCGGACGCGGGCCATCATCCTGAACACGCCCTCCAACCCGGCGGGCAAGGTGTTCAGCCGCGAGGAGCTGTCCCTGGTGGCCGATTTCGCCCAGGCCCATGACCTGTTCGTGTTCACCGACGAGATATACGAGAACTTCGTCTTCGACGGGCTTGCGCACATCGCCCCGGCCACCTTGCCCGGCATGGCCCGGCGGACCATCACCATCTCCGGTCTGTCCAAGGTCTTTGCCATCACCGGCTGGCGCATCGGTTACGCCATCTGCGACCCGGAGTGGGCGCTGGCCATCGGCCACTTCAGCGATCTGGTCTATGTCTGCGCTCCGGCCCCGCTGCAACTGGGCGCGGCGCGCGGCCTTGAGGAGCTGGGGCCGGACTACTACCAGGGCGTGGCCAAGGATCACCAGCGCAAGCGCGATCTCTTTTGCGCCACCCTGCGCGACATCGGGCTGACGCCTCATGTGCCTGCCGGGGCCTACTATACTCTGGCCGACATTTCGACCCTGCCCGGCGACACGGCCAAGGCGCGCGCCATGCACCTGCTTGAGCGCACCGGCGTGGCCTGCGTGCCCGGCTCGGCCTTCTACCAGGGGGACACGGGCGAGACCCTGGCCCGGTTCTGTTTTGCCAAGGAAATGAAGATACTTGAAGACGCCATGCGCAGGCTGAGGACATTACCGTCATGA
- the rplS gene encoding 50S ribosomal protein L19 translates to MDIIKQIESEHIRLDIPDFKAGDTIKVHYRIVEGEKERIQVFQGAVLRRRRGTTNATFTVRKISDGVGVERVFPTNSPFIDNVEIVSEGKVRRSRIYYLRNLRGKAARIKSKQIWE, encoded by the coding sequence ATGGACATCATCAAGCAGATCGAATCCGAGCACATCCGTCTCGACATCCCGGACTTCAAGGCCGGTGACACCATCAAGGTCCACTACCGGATCGTTGAGGGCGAAAAAGAGCGCATCCAGGTCTTCCAGGGTGCGGTTCTGCGTCGTCGCCGGGGTACCACCAACGCCACCTTCACCGTGCGCAAGATATCCGATGGCGTGGGCGTGGAGCGCGTGTTCCCCACCAACTCCCCGTTTATCGACAACGTCGAGATCGTCTCCGAAGGCAAAGTCCGCCGCAGCCGCATCTACTACCTGCGCAACCTGCGCGGTAAGGCCGCCCGCATCAAGTCCAAGCAGATCTGGGAATAA
- the rpsP gene encoding 30S ribosomal protein S16, whose protein sequence is MAMKIRLTRMGAKKRPFYRVVALDSAVRRDGRPVEYLGYYNPMVEPAEVSLDMEKIEKWLKQGAEPSNTVRSLLKNAGK, encoded by the coding sequence ATGGCTATGAAAATCAGACTGACCCGTATGGGTGCCAAGAAGCGTCCCTTCTACCGCGTGGTGGCTCTCGACAGCGCCGTGCGCCGCGACGGACGTCCCGTTGAATACCTCGGATACTACAATCCGATGGTCGAGCCCGCCGAGGTCAGCCTCGACATGGAAAAGATCGAGAAGTGGCTCAAGCAAGGCGCCGAGCCGAGCAACACCGTTCGTTCCCTGCTCAAGAATGCCGGCAAGTAG
- a CDS encoding YraN family protein: MGLLDKRTPAKWRGDLGEDAAARYLESRGMRVLDRNWRYRQWELDLVCRDGDTLVFVEVKTRVAGSMSAPADGLGRAKRARLVKAAARYLSAKGLWDEPCRFDLAAVVDTGVSMDVEHTENAFDLTGMRL; the protein is encoded by the coding sequence ATGGGATTGCTGGACAAACGCACGCCCGCCAAGTGGCGCGGCGATCTTGGCGAGGATGCCGCGGCCCGGTATCTGGAGAGCCGGGGCATGCGCGTGCTCGACCGCAACTGGCGGTATCGCCAGTGGGAGCTGGATCTGGTCTGCCGCGACGGCGACACGCTGGTGTTCGTGGAGGTCAAGACGCGCGTGGCCGGGTCCATGAGCGCCCCGGCGGACGGCCTGGGCCGGGCCAAGCGGGCGCGGCTGGTCAAGGCGGCGGCGCGCTATCTGAGCGCCAAGGGGCTGTGGGACGAGCCGTGCCGGTTTGATCTGGCCGCCGTGGTGGACACGGGCGTGTCCATGGATGTCGAGCACACTGAAAACGCTTTCGATCTTACGGGGATGCGCTTATGA
- the rimM gene encoding ribosome maturation factor RimM (Essential for efficient processing of 16S rRNA), with the protein MGQTGLILVGGVVRPHGIRGEICIKSHADSPSLFGLVAALYLQDKGKPPIPHAVRSWREHKGMVLLTLDGVDDRDKAEALRGREVLVREADLPELDEGEHYLYQLMGCRVTLADGTDVGVLEHFFETGEQDTWVIINEAGTEIMLPAVPEFVLDVDLDAGVIVIDPPAGLLDLYLNPEPPRAKPARPERAKSGKRAKGS; encoded by the coding sequence ATGGGACAGACCGGACTCATTCTCGTGGGCGGGGTGGTCAGGCCGCACGGAATTCGCGGGGAGATCTGCATCAAGAGCCATGCGGACTCCCCGTCGCTTTTCGGCCTCGTGGCCGCCCTCTACCTGCAGGACAAGGGCAAGCCGCCGATCCCTCATGCCGTGCGCTCCTGGCGCGAGCACAAGGGGATGGTGCTGCTTACCCTCGACGGCGTGGACGACCGCGACAAGGCCGAAGCCCTGCGCGGGCGCGAAGTCCTGGTGCGCGAGGCTGACCTGCCCGAACTGGACGAGGGCGAGCACTACCTCTACCAGCTCATGGGCTGCCGCGTGACCCTTGCGGACGGGACCGACGTGGGCGTGCTCGAACACTTCTTCGAGACCGGCGAACAGGACACCTGGGTCATCATCAACGAGGCCGGGACAGAGATCATGCTGCCCGCCGTGCCGGAATTCGTCCTTGACGTGGACCTCGACGCCGGGGTCATCGTCATCGACCCGCCCGCCGGGCTGCTCGACCTCTACCTCAATCCCGAGCCGCCCAGGGCAAAGCCCGCTCGCCCGGAGCGCGCCAAGAGTGGCAAAAGGGCCAAGGGTTCATGA
- a CDS encoding ribonuclease HII has translation MNHPPFPPDAIAGVDEAGRGCLAGPVVAGACILPQTYDLPGLNDSKQLSAAKRETLYPLIRSQAVAWAVGLSWPGEIDRVNILQATFLAMGRAVRALKLSPRFLRIDGNKIIPAHALGLGVSQEWVIGGDGSVPAISAASVLAKTFRDRLMVKLAARYPGYGLERHMGYGTKEHMEAVARLGPCAMHRLTFRGVRPEPAVQRQGRLI, from the coding sequence ATGAACCACCCCCCATTCCCTCCAGACGCCATCGCCGGTGTGGACGAAGCAGGCCGCGGCTGCCTCGCCGGCCCGGTCGTGGCCGGGGCATGCATCCTGCCCCAAACCTACGACCTCCCTGGCCTCAACGACTCCAAACAACTCTCCGCCGCCAAACGCGAAACCCTGTACCCCCTCATCCGCAGCCAGGCCGTGGCCTGGGCCGTGGGCCTCTCCTGGCCGGGCGAGATCGACCGGGTCAACATCCTCCAGGCCACCTTCCTGGCCATGGGACGGGCCGTGCGCGCCCTGAAATTGTCACCGCGGTTCCTGCGCATCGACGGCAACAAGATCATCCCGGCCCATGCCCTCGGGCTAGGCGTGAGCCAGGAGTGGGTCATTGGCGGCGACGGCTCTGTCCCGGCCATCTCGGCGGCCTCGGTGCTGGCCAAGACCTTTCGTGACCGGCTGATGGTCAAGCTGGCGGCCCGGTATCCGGGGTATGGACTGGAGCGGCACATGGGCTATGGCACCAAAGAGCATATGGAGGCGGTCGCCCGGCTCGGCCCATGCGCCATGCATCGGCTCACGTTCCGGGGCGTCAGGCCCGAGCCTGCGGTGCAGCGGCAGGGCCGTTTGATCTGA
- the trmD gene encoding tRNA (guanosine(37)-N1)-methyltransferase TrmD: protein MNFHIVSIFPHYFETPLSSGLMGKGVEGGLVTFNHIDVRHFAGGIHKSVDDRPFGGGPGMLLKLDPMVKALASIPSPGRILMLSPRGKPLTQARVRQLASEDDITLICGRYEGIDERLLELFPIELVSVGDFVLNGGEAGAVCLIEAVARLLPGFMGHADSGDEESFSSGLLEYPHYTRPDEFEGLAVPEVLRTGDHARIEQWRRERSLEATLGDRPDLLPEARLSVEDVDHLRSLPRTRLGRNLYLALVHYPVLNKFGEKVAVSVTNLDLHDMSRVARSYGLGGFYATTPIEDQKALAGQLLTHWREGAGSVANPDRAEAFSKVKVFDDIEAAVLDIEVQTGQCPRLAATSARLDRRPGAEPALTYRNLREWLEKSPVLLVFGTGHGLAEEVLGKAEGVLRPIRYLDDYNHLSVRSAVAIIVDRLVADEY from the coding sequence ATGAACTTCCACATCGTCTCCATCTTTCCGCACTATTTCGAGACGCCGCTCTCGTCCGGGCTCATGGGCAAGGGTGTGGAGGGCGGTCTGGTCACCTTCAACCACATCGACGTGCGCCACTTTGCCGGGGGCATCCACAAATCCGTGGACGACCGTCCCTTTGGCGGCGGACCCGGCATGCTCCTCAAGCTCGACCCCATGGTCAAGGCCCTGGCCTCCATCCCGTCGCCAGGGCGCATCCTGATGCTCTCGCCGCGCGGCAAGCCCCTGACCCAGGCCCGCGTGCGCCAGCTGGCCAGCGAGGACGACATCACCCTCATCTGTGGCCGCTACGAGGGCATCGACGAGCGGTTGCTTGAGCTTTTTCCCATCGAACTGGTCAGTGTGGGCGATTTCGTGCTCAACGGCGGCGAGGCGGGCGCTGTCTGCCTCATCGAGGCCGTGGCCCGGCTGCTGCCCGGCTTCATGGGCCACGCCGATTCCGGTGACGAGGAGAGCTTTTCCTCAGGCCTGCTGGAATACCCGCACTATACCCGGCCCGACGAATTCGAGGGACTGGCCGTGCCCGAGGTGCTGCGCACCGGCGACCATGCCAGGATCGAGCAATGGCGGCGCGAGCGGTCGCTGGAAGCCACCCTGGGCGACCGGCCCGACCTGCTGCCCGAGGCCCGGCTGAGCGTGGAGGACGTGGATCACCTGCGCTCCCTGCCGCGCACCCGGCTGGGGCGCAATCTCTATCTCGCCCTGGTCCACTACCCGGTGCTCAACAAGTTCGGCGAAAAAGTGGCCGTGTCCGTGACCAACCTTGACCTGCACGACATGTCGCGTGTGGCCCGCAGTTATGGCCTGGGCGGGTTCTATGCCACCACGCCCATAGAGGATCAGAAGGCGCTGGCCGGGCAGCTCCTCACCCACTGGCGCGAGGGCGCGGGCAGCGTCGCCAACCCGGACCGGGCCGAGGCCTTCTCCAAGGTCAAGGTTTTTGACGATATCGAGGCGGCGGTCCTTGACATCGAGGTGCAAACAGGGCAATGTCCCCGCCTCGCAGCCACGTCAGCGCGGCTGGATCGCAGGCCCGGCGCAGAGCCTGCGCTCACATACCGGAACCTGCGGGAATGGCTTGAGAAATCGCCGGTTTTACTCGTCTTCGGGACAGGCCACGGGCTGGCCGAAGAGGTGCTGGGCAAGGCCGAGGGCGTGCTCAGACCGATCAGGTATCTGGACGATTACAACCATCTGTCAGTGAGGAGCGCAGTCGCCATCATTGTCGACCGGCTCGTGGCAGATGAATACTAG
- the bioB gene encoding biotin synthase BioB, which translates to MSLNAAYRKVLDGKSLADADIRFLVDLPLDRVPELARLAHALRLARFGDQVGLCAIVNAKSGGCSEDCAFCAQSSRSTADGPRHPLLPARDIAAAGEAARARGASRFGVVASGKTVTARDFEGFVEAVGLVAGLGLAPDLSPGILDRAQLQALQRAGLQGYHHNLETSASFFPSICTSHAYDEDVRAVRAGIQAGLHVCSGGIFGLGESWDDRVELALLLASLGVDSVPINFLQPIPGTPLAGREVLAPLEALKIVGVYRFLLPDAAIRICGGRLPVFGAGDGAGGGRELLASGASGLMIGDYLTVRGGDADRDLADIRALGLRPEPCAMGHMPHPCIMDN; encoded by the coding sequence ATGAGCCTGAATGCCGCATACCGCAAGGTTCTGGACGGAAAGTCCCTGGCCGATGCGGACATCCGTTTTCTGGTGGATCTGCCGCTTGACCGCGTCCCGGAGCTGGCGCGGCTGGCCCATGCCCTGCGCCTGGCCCGGTTCGGCGACCAGGTGGGGCTGTGCGCCATTGTCAATGCCAAGTCCGGCGGGTGTTCCGAGGACTGCGCCTTTTGCGCCCAGTCGTCCCGGAGCACGGCAGACGGTCCGCGCCATCCGCTGCTCCCGGCCCGCGACATCGCGGCTGCGGGCGAGGCGGCCAGGGCGCGCGGCGCGAGCCGGTTCGGCGTGGTGGCCAGCGGCAAGACCGTGACCGCGCGCGATTTTGAGGGCTTTGTGGAGGCGGTGGGGCTTGTGGCCGGGCTGGGGCTGGCCCCGGACCTGTCGCCGGGCATCCTGGACCGGGCGCAGTTGCAGGCGTTGCAGCGGGCCGGGTTGCAGGGGTATCATCACAACCTGGAGACGTCGGCTTCGTTTTTTCCCAGCATCTGCACCAGCCACGCCTATGACGAGGACGTGCGGGCCGTGCGCGCCGGGATTCAGGCCGGGCTGCATGTCTGCTCCGGCGGCATCTTCGGCCTGGGCGAGAGCTGGGACGACCGGGTGGAGCTGGCCCTGCTCCTGGCCTCGCTTGGCGTGGACTCGGTGCCGATCAACTTTTTGCAGCCCATCCCCGGCACTCCGCTGGCCGGGCGCGAGGTGCTTGCGCCGCTGGAGGCGCTCAAGATCGTCGGGGTCTACCGCTTCCTGCTGCCGGACGCGGCCATCCGCATCTGCGGCGGGCGGCTGCCCGTGTTCGGCGCCGGGGACGGGGCAGGGGGCGGGCGCGAACTGCTCGCTTCGGGCGCCAGCGGCCTGATGATCGGCGATTACCTGACCGTGCGCGGCGGCGACGCGGACCGCGACCTCGCCGATATCCGCGCCCTGGGCCTGAGGCCGGAACCCTGCGCAATGGGTCACATGCCGCACCCCTGCATCATGGATAATTAA
- the cobJ gene encoding precorrin-3B C(17)-methyltransferase, with translation MLTAVSLGPGDESLLTPAARQAIAQADVVAGYKGYIELVPPGLLAGKEVVSTGMMGEVERARMAVASARSGRRTVMVCSGDAGIYAMAGLLLEILEVEGLLDAVAFSVVPGVPAFAAAAALLGAPLMHDFASVSLSDLLTPWEVIEKRLKLAAEADFVIAIYNPRSKKRDDHLTRALAVIGGSRAPGTPVGVVGRANRPGQSVLVTTLGAVDTGLVDMQTVLLVGNSATRIAGGRMLTPRGYHRKYEMGNNA, from the coding sequence GGCGACGAGAGCCTGCTGACCCCGGCGGCCCGCCAGGCCATTGCCCAGGCCGATGTGGTGGCCGGGTACAAGGGATACATCGAGCTGGTGCCGCCTGGGCTGCTCGCGGGCAAGGAGGTCGTGTCCACGGGCATGATGGGCGAGGTGGAGCGGGCCAGGATGGCGGTGGCCTCGGCCCGGTCAGGCCGCCGCACGGTCATGGTCTGCAGCGGCGACGCGGGCATCTACGCCATGGCCGGGCTGCTGCTGGAAATCCTTGAGGTCGAGGGGCTGCTGGACGCGGTGGCGTTCTCGGTGGTGCCGGGCGTGCCCGCCTTTGCCGCCGCCGCCGCATTGCTCGGCGCGCCGCTGATGCATGATTTCGCCTCTGTCAGCCTGAGCGACCTGCTCACCCCGTGGGAGGTCATCGAGAAGCGGCTTAAGCTGGCTGCCGAGGCGGATTTCGTCATCGCCATCTACAACCCGCGCTCAAAAAAGCGGGATGATCACCTGACGCGCGCCCTGGCCGTCATCGGCGGCAGCCGTGCTCCCGGAACCCCGGTGGGCGTGGTGGGCCGGGCCAACAGGCCGGGGCAGAGCGTGCTGGTGACCACCCTCGGCGCGGTGGACACCGGTCTGGTGGACATGCAGACCGTGCTCCTGGTGGGCAACTCCGCCACCCGCATCGCGGGAGGCCGGATGCTGACTCCGCGCGGCTATCATCGCAAGTACGAAATGGGCAATAACGCCTGA
- a CDS encoding cytochrome c3 family protein — protein MKKSLMICLMVGALVCIFALPAVIAGAAVPDSVTMKAPEGSPMTKPAVVFPHKKHADGGIDCLVCHHKSESKEAVTGCAVEGCHVDNSKEAKKDPKGFYQAFHGKDSDASCMSCHKKEKKAGKAAPVACKDCHK, from the coding sequence ATGAAAAAATCTCTGATGATCTGCCTTATGGTTGGCGCTCTGGTCTGTATTTTCGCGCTGCCCGCAGTGATTGCCGGCGCCGCGGTTCCCGACAGCGTCACCATGAAGGCCCCTGAAGGCTCCCCGATGACCAAGCCCGCCGTGGTCTTCCCGCACAAGAAGCACGCTGACGGCGGCATCGACTGCCTGGTCTGCCACCACAAGTCCGAGTCCAAGGAAGCCGTCACCGGCTGCGCCGTTGAAGGCTGTCACGTCGACAACAGCAAGGAAGCCAAGAAGGATCCCAAGGGTTTCTACCAGGCTTTCCATGGCAAGGACTCCGATGCATCCTGCATGTCCTGCCACAAGAAGGAAAAGAAGGCCGGCAAGGCCGCTCCCGTAGCCTGCAAGGACTGCCACAAGTAG